From Nitrospinota bacterium, the proteins below share one genomic window:
- a CDS encoding TlpA family protein disulfide reductase: MKSALLLLRKPRRLLLAALAVALGYGASFTFYPHDHFDAEASAKESAPAPDLTLNRLGGGNARLSDYRGKWVLLNFWATWCSPCVAEMPSMEEFSKKFKAKNMVVLAVSVDRGGPDKVKRFVKQYGLTFEIFHDPDSDASNRYGVSSLPSTFVINPKGEIVSQADGMREWNDPEIVAYFDDLMKRKK; this comes from the coding sequence TTGAAATCCGCCCTTTTGCTGCTGCGTAAGCCGCGCCGCCTGCTGTTGGCGGCGCTGGCGGTGGCATTGGGATACGGGGCCTCGTTCACCTTCTATCCCCATGACCACTTCGACGCGGAGGCTTCGGCCAAGGAAAGTGCTCCGGCCCCGGATCTGACGCTCAACCGTTTAGGGGGCGGCAATGCGCGATTAAGCGACTACCGGGGAAAATGGGTGCTGCTGAATTTCTGGGCCACCTGGTGCTCCCCCTGCGTGGCGGAGATGCCCTCGATGGAGGAATTCTCGAAAAAATTCAAGGCGAAGAACATGGTGGTGCTGGCGGTGTCGGTGGACCGCGGCGGCCCCGACAAGGTGAAAAGATTCGTTAAACAATACGGACTCACCTTCGAGATATTCCACGATCCCGACAGCGATGCATCCAACAGGTACGGGGTCAGTTCGTTGCCGTCCACCTTCGTCATCAATCCCAAGGGGGAGATCGTTTCACAGGCGGATGGAATGCGGGAGTGGAACGATCCCGAAATCGTCGCCTATTTCGACGACTTGATGAAGCGCAAGAAATAG
- a CDS encoding NifU family protein — protein MEVKEQVEKVLESIRPALNADGGDVELVDVQEGVVSVRLVGACGACPSSTYTLKLGIERALVEKVAGITSVEQVF, from the coding sequence ATGGAAGTGAAAGAGCAGGTTGAAAAAGTCTTGGAATCGATACGCCCGGCGCTGAATGCCGATGGCGGCGATGTGGAACTGGTGGATGTACAGGAAGGCGTCGTTTCCGTCCGCTTGGTCGGCGCGTGCGGCGCGTGCCCTTCTTCCACCTACACGCTGAAGCTCGGCATTGAGCGGGCGCTCGTGGAAAAGGTCGCGGGAATCACATCCGTCGAGCAGGTGTTTTGA
- a CDS encoding class I SAM-dependent RNA methyltransferase, with protein MNSVFSIEIEKLAFGGAGVGRHEGKIVFVTGAFPGDRVLARVTKEQPRFIEASVAKVESPSPLRRAPVCPYVDDCGGCPWMALGYEAQLAAKQSIVGEQFMHIAKLKADVSPCAPSLAELGYRSRIKLHCGIGGGSLLLGYHRARTNDIVNISRCAVANDGINKVIGELRVFLDAHHADVPAIEDIVIETGYPAALARLRLAMRKMPEHAFAEAMLDAIPGAAGLSIASGHDLAVYGEDILSVNIGGGIALEYGPTVFSQVNPGGNRLLVEKAKKLAAPAKGKTALDLYCGMGNLAFPLAAAGLKVTGVEHSRFAVEDAERNAARLNLPAEFIPGDAVRNVQRMTREKRMFDTVLLDPPRAGAKGIGRWLKLLAKERVVYVSCDPPSLARDAKDICENGFQLISAQPLDMFPNTFHVETLALFERR; from the coding sequence ATGAACAGCGTGTTTTCCATTGAAATAGAGAAGCTTGCCTTCGGCGGCGCCGGCGTGGGCCGCCACGAGGGGAAGATTGTTTTTGTGACGGGCGCCTTTCCCGGCGATCGTGTGCTGGCCCGCGTGACGAAAGAACAGCCCCGCTTCATCGAAGCGTCGGTGGCAAAGGTGGAAAGCCCCTCGCCGCTGCGGCGCGCGCCCGTCTGCCCCTATGTGGACGATTGCGGCGGCTGCCCCTGGATGGCGCTCGGCTATGAAGCGCAGCTTGCCGCCAAGCAGTCCATCGTGGGGGAACAGTTCATGCACATCGCCAAACTGAAGGCCGACGTCTCCCCCTGCGCCCCGTCGCTGGCGGAACTCGGCTACCGCAGCCGGATAAAACTCCACTGCGGCATCGGCGGCGGCAGCCTGCTGCTCGGCTATCACCGGGCGCGGACAAACGACATCGTGAACATCAGCCGCTGCGCGGTGGCGAATGACGGCATCAACAAAGTGATCGGCGAGCTGCGCGTTTTTCTGGACGCGCATCACGCGGACGTTCCCGCCATCGAAGATATCGTCATAGAGACCGGCTACCCGGCCGCTCTCGCCCGGCTGCGGCTGGCGATGCGCAAAATGCCGGAGCATGCGTTCGCCGAGGCGATGCTGGATGCGATACCCGGCGCGGCGGGACTTTCCATCGCGTCGGGACACGACTTGGCGGTCTACGGCGAAGACATTCTTTCGGTCAATATCGGCGGCGGCATCGCGCTGGAATACGGCCCCACCGTTTTTTCGCAGGTGAATCCCGGCGGCAACCGGCTGTTGGTCGAGAAGGCCAAAAAACTGGCCGCCCCGGCAAAAGGGAAAACGGCGCTCGACCTCTACTGCGGCATGGGGAACCTCGCCTTCCCGCTGGCGGCCGCGGGACTGAAAGTAACCGGCGTGGAGCACTCCCGCTTCGCCGTGGAAGACGCCGAGAGGAACGCGGCGCGCCTGAATCTTCCGGCGGAGTTTATACCGGGGGACGCCGTCCGCAACGTTCAGCGGATGACGCGGGAAAAGCGGATGTTCGACACGGTGCTGCTCGACCCGCCCCGCGCCGGCGCGAAAGGGATAGGCCGGTGGCTGAAGCTGCTGGCGAAAGAACGGGTCGTCTATGTGTCGTGCGACCCGCCGTCGCTGGCGCGCGACGCTAAAGACATCTGCGAAAACGGATTTCAGCTGATCTCGGCCCAGCCGCTCGACATGTTCCCCAACACCTTCCATGTGGAGACCCTCGCCCTCTTCGAACGCCGGTAA
- a CDS encoding pirin family protein has translation MKTRTVDKVIRGKRVTDGAGVQLVRSLGTEGLEQLDPFLMLDEFRSDTPGDYIAGFPDHPHRGFETVTYMLAGLMEHADNHGNRGVLRGGGGVQWMTAGRGIIHSEMPKQKDGLIWGFQLWVNLPAADKMMPPRYQNIEPEDVPLVKRADGALVRVIAGEADGATGPVRGVVTAPLYLDVTLPPGGVYEHGLPDTHSAFAYLFQGSAKMGGTAVQQTALAALGDDGDGVRITAGPEGARFLLLAAKKLNEPVARYGPFVMNTQKELKQAFEDYRSGNF, from the coding sequence ATGAAAACACGAACCGTGGATAAAGTGATACGGGGAAAGCGGGTGACCGACGGGGCGGGAGTGCAACTGGTGCGCAGCCTCGGCACGGAGGGACTGGAGCAGCTCGACCCGTTCCTCATGCTGGACGAATTCCGCAGCGACACTCCCGGCGACTACATCGCCGGTTTTCCCGATCACCCGCACCGGGGATTCGAAACCGTTACCTATATGCTGGCGGGGCTGATGGAGCACGCCGACAACCACGGCAACCGGGGCGTTCTGCGCGGGGGCGGCGGCGTGCAGTGGATGACCGCCGGGCGCGGCATCATCCATTCCGAAATGCCCAAACAGAAAGACGGCCTCATCTGGGGATTCCAACTCTGGGTAAACCTCCCCGCCGCGGATAAAATGATGCCGCCGCGTTACCAGAACATCGAGCCGGAGGATGTGCCGCTGGTGAAACGCGCCGACGGCGCGTTGGTGCGCGTGATCGCCGGCGAAGCGGACGGCGCAACGGGGCCGGTGCGGGGGGTGGTCACCGCGCCGCTCTATCTGGATGTAACGCTGCCGCCGGGCGGCGTTTACGAGCACGGGTTGCCGGACACTCACTCCGCGTTTGCCTATCTTTTTCAAGGAAGCGCGAAGATGGGCGGCACGGCCGTGCAACAGACGGCGCTGGCGGCGCTCGGCGACGACGGCGATGGGGTACGCATCACGGCGGGGCCGGAGGGTGCGCGTTTCCTGCTGCTGGCGGCGAAAAAGCTGAACGAGCCGGTGGCGCGGTACGGCCCCTTCGTGATGAACACACAGAAGGAATTGAAACAAGCGTTCGAGGACTACCGCTCCGGCAATTTTTAA
- the thiC gene encoding phosphomethylpyrimidine synthase ThiC, which yields MSTQLIYANNGQITPQMEQVAADEGLHPEEVRQLVKDGVAVIPQNNARAFHAKGIGQKMRVKTNANLGTSADEMHVAEELEKLRAAIEAGADAVMDLSTGGDIHAIRREIIKNSSVMVGTVPIYQAACENIAGEKTLAEINAEDIFKTVEQHAKDGVDFITVHCGVTKEVVKRIENEGRLLDIVSRGGALHAKWIRYTKQENPLYEQYDRLLEIARAHDMTLSLGDGLRPGCLADATDRAQVQETIILGELADRARRAGVQVMIEGPGHMPLDQIEANIILMKRLTHNTPFYVLGPLVTDVAPGYDHITAAIGGAIAARAGADFLCVVTPAEHLRLPSVDDIREGVIAARIAGHAADICKGIKGAMDWDNKMARARKTFDWDYQVKGSIYPPKAAAYRASSKPEDDSVCTMCSALCAYKHGDMGGAGNGNGNGPH from the coding sequence ATGTCCACCCAATTGATATATGCAAATAACGGACAGATCACCCCGCAGATGGAGCAGGTGGCCGCCGACGAGGGGCTGCATCCGGAAGAGGTGCGCCAGCTTGTGAAAGACGGCGTGGCGGTTATCCCCCAAAACAACGCCCGCGCCTTCCACGCCAAGGGCATCGGTCAAAAAATGCGCGTCAAGACCAACGCCAACCTCGGTACCAGCGCCGACGAGATGCATGTGGCGGAGGAACTGGAAAAGCTCCGCGCCGCCATCGAGGCGGGGGCCGACGCGGTGATGGATCTCTCCACCGGCGGCGACATCCACGCCATCCGCCGCGAGATCATCAAAAATTCCTCCGTGATGGTCGGCACCGTGCCGATCTACCAGGCAGCCTGTGAAAACATCGCCGGCGAAAAAACGCTGGCCGAAATAAACGCGGAGGACATTTTCAAAACCGTCGAGCAGCACGCGAAGGACGGGGTGGATTTCATCACCGTCCACTGCGGCGTGACCAAAGAGGTGGTGAAGCGGATCGAGAACGAAGGGCGGCTGCTCGATATCGTCAGCCGCGGCGGCGCGTTGCACGCCAAATGGATACGCTACACCAAACAGGAAAATCCGCTTTACGAGCAGTATGACCGCCTGCTGGAGATCGCCCGCGCGCACGACATGACGCTGTCGCTGGGCGACGGGCTGCGTCCCGGCTGCCTGGCCGACGCCACCGACCGCGCGCAGGTGCAGGAGACCATCATCCTGGGCGAGTTGGCCGACAGGGCGCGCCGCGCCGGGGTGCAGGTGATGATCGAAGGGCCGGGCCATATGCCGCTGGACCAGATAGAGGCCAACATCATCCTGATGAAGCGGCTTACGCACAATACCCCGTTCTATGTGCTGGGGCCGCTGGTCACCGACGTGGCCCCCGGCTACGATCACATCACCGCCGCCATCGGCGGGGCGATTGCCGCCCGCGCGGGGGCCGATTTCCTCTGCGTGGTGACCCCCGCCGAGCACCTCCGCCTGCCGTCCGTCGACGACATCCGGGAAGGGGTGATCGCCGCCCGCATCGCCGGGCACGCCGCCGACATCTGCAAGGGGATCAAGGGGGCGATGGATTGGGATAACAAGATGGCCCGCGCCCGCAAGACGTTCGATTGGGATTACCAGGTAAAAGGCTCCATCTATCCGCCGAAGGCGGCGGCCTACCGCGCCAGCAGCAAGCCGGAAGACGATTCCGTCTGCACCATGTGCAGCGCCCTCTGCGCGTACAAGCATGGCGACATGGGCGGCGCCGGCAACGGCAATGGCAACGGCCCGCACTAA
- a CDS encoding 16S rRNA (uracil(1498)-N(3))-methyltransferase produces the protein MRIWPVAGTLGVGAQFAITGADAKHIHDVLRYRPGDRLKVCDDDCKSFWAEITAITRGEVSLIAREELPEEKKRLPEVVLAMSLNKAAVLEIAVQKAVELGCTWFLPVVTRYSMGVDISPAKLERLRKIAHEAGKQCGRSSLMPVAEPVQLDEMPEADLRIVLWEEEKSRPLKEALAAAKNPKSVLVLIGPQSGFAEDEVAFLKELGFISAGLGPLILRAETAAIAAAAVVAYHFGKLD, from the coding sequence ATGAGAATCTGGCCCGTCGCGGGAACCCTCGGCGTTGGCGCGCAATTCGCCATCACCGGCGCGGATGCAAAGCATATTCACGACGTTTTGCGTTACCGTCCCGGCGACCGGCTGAAGGTTTGCGATGACGATTGCAAAAGTTTTTGGGCCGAGATCACGGCGATAACGCGCGGCGAAGTATCGCTCATCGCCCGCGAGGAACTGCCAGAGGAAAAAAAACGGCTTCCCGAAGTGGTTCTGGCAATGTCGCTGAACAAGGCGGCCGTGTTGGAGATAGCGGTGCAAAAAGCGGTGGAGCTAGGCTGTACCTGGTTTCTGCCGGTGGTCACCCGCTATTCGATGGGGGTGGATATTTCTCCCGCCAAGCTGGAACGGCTCCGCAAAATAGCGCACGAGGCGGGCAAACAGTGCGGGCGGAGCTCATTGATGCCGGTGGCGGAGCCGGTGCAACTGGACGAGATGCCGGAGGCCGATCTCCGCATCGTCCTGTGGGAAGAGGAAAAAAGCCGCCCGCTGAAAGAGGCGTTGGCCGCCGCGAAAAATCCAAAAAGCGTGCTGGTGCTTATCGGCCCCCAGTCGGGCTTCGCCGAAGACGAGGTGGCGTTCCTCAAGGAACTCGGCTTTATTTCGGCGGGACTGGGACCGCTGATACTGCGCGCCGAGACGGCCGCCATCGCCGCCGCCGCCGTTGTGGCCTACCACTTCGGCAAACTTGATTAA
- a CDS encoding pyridoxal phosphate-dependent aminotransferase: MKIPHSEASRKSRGITSFMAMDVAEHAKELQRSGRSIIRFELGEPDFETPKVAADAGIRAIQEGKTKYTPSLGTMELRGEICRFHKEQYGVSVETERVVVANGSSAALFLTFAALLNKGDEVIMGDPHYACYPNYVSFLDGRPVFVPLFEKEGFKLTAAKIKKALTKKTKAALINSPGNPTGVVLPPVELRRIAQLGVTIVSDEVYHGLSYVGRDRSILEFTDNAFVIGGFSKRWAMTGWRIGYVIAPPEYIRAIQKVQQNFQISPGAISQEAALAALRYGLKDAERMRKEYAKRRTVMVEGLRGIGFPVKAEPQGAFYVLTSCAFLDGDSKRLAFRILDEAGVAVTPGADFGRLGEGHLRFSYATGVKDIREGLRRLGAFIKKERASGKSGLALSRGKG, translated from the coding sequence ATGAAAATTCCCCATTCCGAAGCCTCCAGAAAATCGCGCGGCATCACGTCGTTCATGGCGATGGACGTGGCGGAGCACGCGAAAGAACTCCAACGCTCCGGGCGGAGCATTATCCGCTTCGAGCTGGGCGAGCCGGACTTCGAGACTCCCAAAGTGGCGGCGGACGCGGGCATTCGCGCCATACAGGAGGGGAAGACCAAGTACACCCCGTCGCTCGGCACGATGGAATTGCGCGGGGAGATTTGCCGCTTCCACAAAGAACAGTATGGCGTGTCGGTGGAAACGGAGCGGGTGGTGGTGGCGAACGGTTCGTCCGCCGCGCTCTTTCTCACCTTCGCCGCGCTGCTCAACAAAGGGGACGAGGTGATAATGGGCGACCCGCATTACGCCTGCTACCCAAACTATGTATCGTTCCTCGACGGCAGGCCGGTCTTTGTCCCGCTGTTCGAGAAGGAAGGATTCAAGCTGACCGCCGCGAAAATAAAAAAGGCGCTGACGAAAAAAACAAAGGCGGCGCTCATCAATTCGCCGGGCAACCCGACCGGCGTGGTGCTGCCGCCGGTGGAACTGCGGCGGATAGCCCAGCTCGGCGTCACCATTGTGTCGGACGAGGTGTATCACGGCCTGTCGTATGTGGGGCGCGACCGCTCGATACTGGAATTTACCGATAACGCGTTCGTCATCGGCGGTTTTTCCAAACGGTGGGCCATGACCGGCTGGCGCATCGGTTACGTCATCGCCCCGCCGGAATACATCCGCGCGATCCAGAAGGTGCAGCAGAATTTTCAGATTTCGCCCGGCGCGATATCGCAGGAGGCGGCGCTGGCGGCGTTGCGTTACGGCTTGAAGGATGCCGAGAGGATGCGGAAGGAGTACGCCAAACGCCGCACGGTGATGGTGGAGGGGCTGCGCGGCATCGGCTTTCCGGTGAAGGCCGAGCCGCAGGGGGCGTTTTATGTGCTTACCTCCTGCGCGTTTTTGGATGGCGATTCAAAGCGGCTGGCGTTCAGGATTTTGGACGAGGCGGGGGTGGCGGTCACTCCCGGCGCCGATTTCGGCCGCCTGGGGGAGGGGCACCTGCGCTTCAGCTACGCCACCGGCGTGAAAGACATCCGCGAGGGGCTGCGGCGGCTGGGCGCGTTCATCAAAAAAGAGCGGGCATCCGGCAAAAGCGGCCTTGCCTTATCGCGCGGGAAAGGGTAA
- a CDS encoding M3 family oligoendopeptidase: MNYTREELLKPFTRKFLPPEFAVTGTDAIKPWVDHLLERPLHSAGELQDWLEDYSELEAALGEDSNLRYVAMTCDTKDKAKTDAYLQFVREIQPKLTEWSDALNKKFYGSPHRVKLDTSRYGRLTLMIGVSIELFIEKNIPLDVKLAEMSQQYQSITGSWSVEFDGEKRTMPQMSRYQLKTDRAVRESAWRATAARRLEDAEKLDVLFDEMVKTRHEYALNLGLADYRAYSFKAKLRDYTPDDCLRFHDAIEKSAVPVARRIMEKRKAEMKLDSPRPWDTAVDPLGRPPLEPFKEVSHLQRGVGQMFDKIDGRLGAMFNAIGETMDLDSRDGKAPGGYQTTFEERRIPFIFTNAAGVHGDVTTLLHEGGHAFHTLQSRRDPLIWYRHAAMEFSEVASMTQELLGNGHVTVFYDDPAAAKRAMYEQLERTADIFPWVATVDAFQHWIYTNPAHTREERAAKWLEISKRFETGVDWSGLDPNIRKFAWHRQLHIFEVPFYYIEYAIAQLGALQIYREYKKDPRKAVDAYLKALALGGGKGPKELFAAAGVKFDFSLDMLGRLMAMVEEEMAALK; encoded by the coding sequence ATGAATTACACAAGAGAAGAACTGTTAAAACCGTTTACACGAAAATTCCTCCCGCCCGAATTCGCCGTCACCGGCACGGACGCCATCAAGCCGTGGGTGGATCACCTGCTGGAGCGCCCGCTGCATTCCGCCGGCGAACTGCAGGATTGGCTGGAGGATTACTCCGAACTGGAGGCGGCGCTGGGGGAGGACTCCAATCTCCGCTACGTCGCCATGACCTGCGACACGAAGGACAAGGCCAAGACGGACGCGTATCTCCAGTTCGTGCGCGAGATACAGCCGAAGCTGACCGAATGGAGCGACGCGCTCAATAAAAAGTTCTACGGTTCGCCGCACCGCGTAAAACTTGATACTTCCCGCTACGGACGGCTGACGCTCATGATCGGCGTCAGCATCGAGCTGTTCATCGAAAAGAACATTCCGCTCGACGTGAAGCTTGCGGAGATGTCGCAGCAGTACCAGTCCATCACCGGCTCGTGGAGCGTGGAGTTCGACGGCGAAAAGCGGACGATGCCGCAGATGAGCCGCTACCAGCTCAAAACCGACCGCGCGGTGCGTGAAAGCGCCTGGCGTGCCACCGCCGCCCGGCGGCTGGAGGACGCCGAAAAACTGGACGTCCTTTTCGACGAGATGGTGAAAACGCGCCACGAATACGCCCTGAATCTGGGCCTGGCCGATTACCGCGCCTACTCATTCAAGGCGAAGCTGCGCGATTACACCCCGGACGATTGCCTCCGCTTCCACGACGCAATAGAAAAATCGGCCGTGCCGGTGGCGCGCCGCATCATGGAAAAACGCAAGGCCGAGATGAAGCTCGATTCGCCGCGGCCCTGGGATACCGCCGTCGATCCGCTGGGAAGGCCGCCGCTGGAGCCGTTCAAGGAGGTGTCGCACCTGCAACGGGGCGTCGGCCAAATGTTCGACAAAATCGACGGACGCCTGGGGGCGATGTTCAACGCCATCGGCGAGACGATGGACCTCGACAGCCGCGACGGGAAGGCTCCCGGTGGCTACCAGACGACGTTCGAGGAGCGGCGCATACCGTTCATCTTCACCAACGCGGCGGGCGTTCACGGTGATGTGACCACCCTGCTGCACGAGGGGGGGCACGCCTTCCACACGTTGCAAAGCCGCCGCGATCCGCTGATCTGGTACCGCCATGCCGCGATGGAGTTTTCCGAAGTCGCCAGCATGACGCAGGAGCTTTTGGGCAACGGCCATGTGACGGTGTTCTACGATGATCCCGCCGCCGCCAAACGCGCCATGTACGAGCAGCTTGAGCGGACGGCGGATATTTTTCCGTGGGTCGCCACGGTGGACGCCTTCCAGCACTGGATTTATACGAACCCCGCGCACACCCGCGAGGAACGCGCCGCGAAATGGCTGGAGATTTCCAAACGGTTCGAGACGGGGGTGGACTGGAGCGGCCTTGATCCCAACATCCGCAAGTTCGCGTGGCACCGGCAGCTTCACATCTTTGAGGTGCCGTTCTACTACATTGAATATGCCATCGCGCAGCTTGGCGCGTTGCAGATTTACCGCGAGTACAAAAAGGACCCGCGAAAAGCGGTGGACGCCTACCTGAAGGCGCTGGCGCTCGGCGGCGGCAAGGGGCCGAAGGAACTGTTCGCGGCGGCGGGGGTGAAGTTCGATTTCTCGCTCGACATGCTGGGGCGGCTCATGGCGATGGTGGAAGAGGAAATGGCCGCCCTCAAATAG
- a CDS encoding (2Fe-2S)-binding protein, with protein sequence MDEKEIIEGLKPVCLCKGIKKKVFMKHLAAGIHTLAGLRKATGAGSGSCGGKRCTPRILGLIEETAEKGHHAPPPHKHTR encoded by the coding sequence ATGGACGAAAAGGAAATCATCGAGGGGCTGAAGCCGGTCTGCCTGTGCAAGGGAATCAAGAAAAAAGTCTTCATGAAACACCTCGCCGCCGGTATCCACACGCTGGCGGGGCTGCGTAAAGCGACCGGCGCGGGAAGCGGCAGCTGCGGCGGCAAGCGCTGCACCCCGCGCATACTCGGCCTTATCGAAGAAACGGCGGAGAAGGGGCATCACGCCCCGCCCCCGCATAAACATACAAGGTAG
- a CDS encoding SPFH domain-containing protein translates to MKSHKVILVLFLLPFFAACHAVSIGPGENAVLTDRPYFFGHGGVRPEPVGTGLTWAWWSTDATLVDVKPVQYDELFSDMMSKDNVPVHFNVYIKTQIRNAPQLVEKFGDNWYSMNVKEPFRTVVRNLCKKYDMNQLVSSTEANEAMALEAKKEIIAIVTASQIPVDVMSVTVGRIIPTDEVMTAITATATQQQLQNTERQRALAQEIRKAAEIKRAEADNAYRMAMGLSPDLFVQLEGVKAFSGAVENCSKSANCTLMIVPPNVGTNLRAGK, encoded by the coding sequence ATGAAATCGCATAAAGTAATCCTTGTTCTGTTTTTATTGCCATTTTTCGCCGCCTGTCATGCGGTCTCCATCGGCCCGGGCGAAAACGCGGTGCTGACGGACCGCCCCTATTTCTTCGGCCATGGCGGCGTACGCCCGGAACCGGTGGGAACCGGCCTCACCTGGGCATGGTGGAGCACCGACGCCACGCTGGTTGATGTCAAGCCGGTGCAGTACGACGAACTGTTCAGCGATATGATGTCAAAGGATAACGTGCCGGTTCACTTCAACGTCTACATCAAGACCCAGATCCGCAACGCGCCGCAACTGGTGGAAAAGTTCGGCGACAACTGGTACAGCATGAACGTGAAGGAGCCGTTCCGCACGGTCGTCCGCAATCTCTGCAAGAAATACGACATGAACCAGCTGGTCTCTTCCACCGAAGCGAACGAGGCGATGGCGCTGGAGGCGAAAAAGGAAATTATCGCCATCGTCACCGCCAGCCAAATCCCGGTGGATGTGATGTCGGTGACGGTGGGACGCATTATCCCGACCGACGAAGTGATGACCGCGATCACCGCCACGGCGACCCAGCAGCAGCTTCAAAACACCGAGCGGCAACGGGCGCTGGCGCAGGAGATACGGAAGGCCGCCGAGATCAAGCGCGCGGAGGCGGACAACGCCTACCGGATGGCGATGGGGCTTTCACCCGATCTCTTTGTGCAGCTTGAAGGGGTAAAAGCGTTTTCCGGCGCGGTGGAAAATTGCTCCAAGTCGGCCAACTGCACATTGATGATCGTGCCGCCCAACGTGGGAACGAACCTCCGCGCGGGGAAATAG